The sequence below is a genomic window from Halolamina litorea.
GCCGACCCCGACGGCGACGAGTCGGCGGGCTTCACGACCGCGAACGACCTGCTCGACGACGACGCACTCGCGGGCAGCGATGCTGACGAGGCGGGTGACGCCGACGAGGCCGCGGACGACGAGGATGACGACGTCTCCGCACTCGGCCTCTACCACCTCGTCTCCCGCACGCCGGACATGTACCAACTCTACCTCAAGTCCGGCGACCGCGAGACCTACGAGGAGGAACTGTTCGAGCGCGAGACCGAACTGCTCGGGCGCACGCCCTCGGAGTACGACGACGTCGCCTTCGAGGAGTGGCTCTCGGCGCTCAAGACCGCCCGGATGCTCGAGGACTGGGCCAGCGAAGTCGACGAGGACCGGATCGCCGAACGCTATGGCGTCGGCCCGGGTGACATCCGCGGCAAGGTCGATACCGCCGAGTGGCTGCTCAACGCCGCCGAGCGGCTGGCTGGCGAACTCGACCTCTCGAACGTGGTCTCGGTCCGCGAGGCCAAGAAGCGCGTCGAGGACGGCGTCCGCGAGGAACTGCTCGACCTCACGAGCGTCCGCGGGGTCGGCCGCAAGCGCGCACGGCGCCTGTTCGAAGCCGGCATCGAGTCCCGCGCCGACCTCCGAGACGCCGACAAGTCGGTCATCCTCGGTGCGCTCCGGGGGGAGAAGACCGCCGAGACGGTGCTGGAGAACGTCGGGCGCGAGGACCCCTCGATGGAGGGCGTGGTCGCCGACGGCGACGCGAAACGTGCCGGCCGCGAGGAGGCCGGCGGCCAAGCCTCGCTGGGTGATTTCTGATGCGGCTACTCGACGGTACGGCGACGGTCGACGACCTCGACTCGTTCCTCGCCACCCTCGACGACGCCGCCGAAGCAACCGGGACTACCATCCAAGCGTTCGACGCCGACTACGTGGTCTCCGAGGCCCACCTCGAACGGGCACTCGACCGCGCGGATCGGGCCATCGCCCGCGGCGAGAACGTCGCCCGCGAGCGTGCCGTCGAGGTGCTCTGCTACGCCGCGGGGCGCCGCCAGATCAACCGCGCGCTGGCGATGGGCGTCTCTGAGGGCGAGAACCGCGTCGTCGTGCTCGTCGATGCTCCAGACGGCGACGAAACGGCGGAGGCTGAGGCGGTCGAACGCCTCCGCGGGCACGTCGATCCGGCACCGGTCCTCGGGGAGTACGACGAGGCGACCGTTCGGTCGTTCTTCGACGTGAACGACGCCGAACGCGACGCAATCGAGGGCTCGCTCCCGGATCTGATCCTCGAGCGCGTGGCGCTGCTGGACGTACAGAAGTAGCCGCACTCCAGCGATCGGCGCGGGGTTCGGCTACCTCAGCAGTACGGCAACCCCCTTATCGAACCCTTCCGGCAACAGGTACTCGTGAGTGAGTGGGTCTACCGGGAGGTGAATGAACTGGCTGAGGCGATGGACCGGGCGGACCTGCTCCACCCGGACGTGGAGCGACGCGGTCCGCGACCACCTCGCGGCGGACGACCCGTCGTCGGCGCTTTCGGTGTTGGCCTCGCGGTGACTCCCTGTCGGTTGCTGACACGCCTACCTACGAGGTTATTAGCTCACCCGGCGCTGTAGCGACGGGGACACCCGTTCGCCGACTGTCGCCGAACCCGGTCCCAGACGCACCAATGTCCGTAACTAATCCCCTAAGCAACACGTTCGAGAGTACGATCGCCGGTCACACCGTCCGTGGACGGGCCCACAGCCTGAGTGCGTGGTTCGTCCTGTCGCTGCGCCTCATGATGGGCGCGGCGTTCTTCTGGTCGGGATGGACGAAGCTCACCTTCGTCTCCGGCACCCCCTTCGACGCGACGGGCTACCTGCGCTTCGGGGCCGCCGCCAACGGCAGCCCCCTCGCGGGGACCTTCGCCGCGATGTCCGAGATCGGCTGGCTGATGGCCGTCACGAACGTCGCCGTCCCGTGGGGCGAACTCGCTATCGGACTGGGGTTGCTCGTGGGCGCGTTCGTTCGCCTCGCGGCGTTCTTCGGCGCCACGCTGATGACGATGTTCTACCTCGGCAACTGGAGCGTCGAACACGGCGTCATCAACGGGGACTTCGCGTACATGCTGGTGTTCCTCGCCGTGGCCGCGTTCGGCGCGGGCCGCATCCTCGGCGTCGACGCCTACCTCGAAGCGTACGAGGTCGACGGCCGGCCCCTGATCGAACGTCACCCCGTTCTCGACTACGTGCTCGGCTGAGCACCCCGACGGACCACCGAGACGGGGGGTTCCCCCACCGAACTACCGAGGTCACAACTATTGATACATCGGCGTTCCTAGCTCCGCTATGTCCGCCGTCGGCATCTCCGATACACAGATATCCGTCGTCGTGATCGACGACGACGAGAGCTTCCTCTCGATGACCGAGGCGTTCCTCGACAACTACGACGACCTCTCGGTGGTCGCCACAACCGACCACGACAGCGTCCTCGAGGCCGTCGAGGCCGGCACGGCCGACTGCGTGGTCAGCGACTACGACATGCCCGGCATGGACGGCCTCGAACTGCTCGAAACCGTCCGGGAGGCGGACTCCTCACTGCCGTACATCCTCTACACCGGCCGCGGGAGCGAGGACGTCGCCAGCGACGCCATCTCCGCGGGCGTTACCGACTACCTCCAGAAAGGGGGGTCACGAGACGTCTACCGACTGCTGGCGAACCGGATCCGCAACGCCGTCGCCGAAACGCGGGTCCGAGGGCGTG
It includes:
- a CDS encoding DoxX family protein is translated as MSVTNPLSNTFESTIAGHTVRGRAHSLSAWFVLSLRLMMGAAFFWSGWTKLTFVSGTPFDATGYLRFGAAANGSPLAGTFAAMSEIGWLMAVTNVAVPWGELAIGLGLLVGAFVRLAAFFGATLMTMFYLGNWSVEHGVINGDFAYMLVFLAVAAFGAGRILGVDAYLEAYEVDGRPLIERHPVLDYVLG
- the cgi121 gene encoding KEOPS complex subunit Cgi121, with amino-acid sequence MRLLDGTATVDDLDSFLATLDDAAEATGTTIQAFDADYVVSEAHLERALDRADRAIARGENVARERAVEVLCYAAGRRQINRALAMGVSEGENRVVVLVDAPDGDETAEAEAVERLRGHVDPAPVLGEYDEATVRSFFDVNDAERDAIEGSLPDLILERVALLDVQK